The Leclercia adecarboxylata region AGTTATTCAGTTTCAACGCGTTCGCGTATCACCACTGCGGGATTGCCACGGCAAAGCGTATTTGCCGGTAGCGACTTAAAAACACTGCTGCGCGCGCCAATAACGGTACCGTTGCCAATTGAGACGCCGGGGGCGACAAATACGTCGGTCGCCAGCCAGCATTTCTCGCCAATGGTTATTGGCTGCGCGTTAATATCAAAATGTTCACTCATGTAATCGTGGCTGCCGGTGCACAGGTAGCATTTCTGTGACACCACCGCATTTGCACCAATCGAAATATCGCCCAGGGTGTATAACACCGCGTCGTCGCCAACCCAGGCGTTATCCCCTAAGGTTAATTTCCACGGATAAGTAATTTTTACCGAGGGGCGAATGACTGCGTTTTTTCCGATTTTTGCGCCGAAGCAGCGTAATAAAAATGCGCGCCAGCGATACATAATTTGCGGTGACCAGGCAAATAACGTTGCCTGTACGGCCCACCATAACTGCACCTTAATTCCCCCTGCGCCACGAAAGCCTTTTGGCACGGAGAAGCCGCTTAATTCCTGCATACGCTTTCCTTATATTCAGGCTTTGTTATATAAGGCTTTGGTTTTACCCGTCGTTTTAAGACGTAATAAATAAGATAATTCCGCGAGGGCACCCGGCATGCGCAATATTTCGCGCTGCACTTTTTTGGCGTCCTGACACAATTCCAGATTATTCGAGGTTGACACTCCGCCCATTGAAAATTCAGATACCAGACCCGGCAGGCGTTTAAACGGATAACCGGCTTTATAGAGTCGGGCGGTCAGAGCGTAATCCGATGAGACGCGATATTGCAGATCGTACGGGTACGTTTTTAATCCACTCAGCGGAAAGAAAATCGCCTGATGGCTTGCGGGCAGGCTGTGGTAAATATACCAGCCCGGTTTCGCCGACCGGCGTACTTTATTTCCATCACCGAAATCGAGTAAGGCGTCACCCATGTACATAGCGTTATCGTTCGCCCGGCTGAGCTGGCGCACAAACTGCGCCACGTCGTCATGAAAAATATCGCCGGAGTTCAGAAAAATGGCGTAGCGCCCCTGCGCCATATCGATGCCCTTATTCATGGCATCGTAGATACCGCGATCCTTCTCGCTGATATAGCGTAAGTTATACTCACCATTGAGTTTTTCCAGAAACTCCGCGGTGCCGTCGTTCGAACCGCCATCCACCACAATCCATTCAAAACTGAGGCTGGGATCGCCTGCCAGATTGCGCAGTGACCGCCAGGTTTTTACCACACCCTCGTAGTTACGAAAGGCAACAGTAATAACACTGAGTAACATAAACCACCTCGTTATGAATGGGTAATATTAAGCGCTTTGCGCAAAATAAACGGGCAAACAATTAAAAATGCGTACTCCGGACTAAATATTGACCCGGTAAAAAACAGCGACACCGGCGTAAACAGATAAAGCTGAACGCGAAAATTCTGATTATCACCAAAAGCGCTGATCGTCATTTTGAAAACTTTAAACAGATACCAGGCCGTTAATAACACTGCGAACCATGAGAAATAAATAATCAGCAGATACAAGCCATTGTCTATTGTTTTTCCGACATCCGCACCGTTAAAGATTCCGAATGATGCGACATATTCATAAAGTGAGCCAAATCTGACAACGCCGTCAATATGGGTTAAAGAGTACCCTACCATCACCAGCGGACCGATAATACGATAATACGATGATGACCCTTCGGTCCCTAAATCACCCAGACGTTCAGATATATACGGGAAGGCAAACACCACCCCGACTAAGAACACTGACAATGAAATGATCGCTAAAGGTAACTTCTTCTTGATCGCCTCTTTATTCAGGTACTGAAACGCCCATTCAAGAAGGTAAAACAGAATAAAGGTCATTACCCCGGAGAACGAACCTGACAGAACAATTCCTGCAAGAATCATAGCATCGCTCTTGGGCGTTTTGATACCAAACTGTTTGATGCTGAGCCAAATTGAGATTAACGCCAGAGCGAAGAATGCCGGTTCGAAATAGAGCGCGGTGGTGCGCTTTCCGCCAAATTTAATGAAATTCAGTACATAGCTATTACTGTAAATAAGATATTTCGAAATTATTTCCATCAGGCTACTGCCGCCGGTGAGAATAATTTGCGCCATCTCCAGGGCGGCAATAGAAACGATGATGCTAATGACCAGATAAAAGAACCTGAGGATCTTCCGATAATTGTGCGGCGAAATGGTTTTAAAGCGAATACTCCATACCATGCCGATAATGATCACAATATAAACAAACAGCATGGTGGAGGTGACGTATTTGCTGGCATCCAGCGACTGCCCAAAAATGTAGTTGAATGCGGTCAGGCCCACGCCCATCCCCAGGGCTATCATCAGCTTCTTCACGCTGATTTTGTCGACAAACAGCAACAGCAGCAGCGGTAAGAAGGTGACGATAGTGATG contains the following coding sequences:
- the wcaF gene encoding colanic acid biosynthesis acetyltransferase WcaF; this encodes MQELSGFSVPKGFRGAGGIKVQLWWAVQATLFAWSPQIMYRWRAFLLRCFGAKIGKNAVIRPSVKITYPWKLTLGDNAWVGDDAVLYTLGDISIGANAVVSQKCYLCTGSHDYMSEHFDINAQPITIGEKCWLATDVFVAPGVSIGNGTVIGARSSVFKSLPANTLCRGNPAVVIRERVETE
- the wcaE gene encoding colanic acid biosynthesis glycosyltransferase WcaE; the encoded protein is MLLSVITVAFRNYEGVVKTWRSLRNLAGDPSLSFEWIVVDGGSNDGTAEFLEKLNGEYNLRYISEKDRGIYDAMNKGIDMAQGRYAIFLNSGDIFHDDVAQFVRQLSRANDNAMYMGDALLDFGDGNKVRRSAKPGWYIYHSLPASHQAIFFPLSGLKTYPYDLQYRVSSDYALTARLYKAGYPFKRLPGLVSEFSMGGVSTSNNLELCQDAKKVQREILRMPGALAELSYLLRLKTTGKTKALYNKA
- the wcaD gene encoding colanic acid polymerase WcaD; the encoded protein is MSRSIRICSYLLLPLVYLLVNVKIAQLGESFPITIVTFLPLLLLLFVDKISVKKLMIALGMGVGLTAFNYIFGQSLDASKYVTSTMLFVYIVIIIGMVWSIRFKTISPHNYRKILRFFYLVISIIVSIAALEMAQIILTGGSSLMEIISKYLIYSNSYVLNFIKFGGKRTTALYFEPAFFALALISIWLSIKQFGIKTPKSDAMILAGIVLSGSFSGVMTFILFYLLEWAFQYLNKEAIKKKLPLAIISLSVFLVGVVFAFPYISERLGDLGTEGSSSYYRIIGPLVMVGYSLTHIDGVVRFGSLYEYVASFGIFNGADVGKTIDNGLYLLIIYFSWFAVLLTAWYLFKVFKMTISAFGDNQNFRVQLYLFTPVSLFFTGSIFSPEYAFLIVCPFILRKALNITHS